The region CCTTCTCCCCTTCTGCAGATGTGGTGGCTGGAGGCCAAGAACGCTGGCATATGCTGGCAGCAGACAAGAACAGCGACCAGCTGGTTGATGTGCTGTTGGAGGAGATTGGCGAAGGCCTGCTCCGGGAGAAAGACTCCTTTCCTGGTCTGGTAGGGCATTCCTAGCAGCAAGTTTGGGTCAAAGTCGGAATAGTCAGATTGTGCTATTAAGGAGAGTTGAGCTTTAAAGGAGACCATCTGGGGCTCTTCCCTGCTTGGAGGTGGGGATATCAGGTAGCCCAGACATGAACGGAAACCATGACTTCCAGGGTTATGGGGAAACCATCCCTACTTTCCTTCGGTTTGATGGCCCCGTGGAGAACAAGAAACCAAGCAAGAAGGAAGTGGTAAACATCCTTAAGAATGCCTGGAAGGAACGTCTGGCACAGGAACAGGTCAGTTCTCACCAGTCATGTTGGCCCAGTGTGGCCTTATATCAAGTCCTCTAGGGGGTCCCCTCATGGTgctagggaataggggtgggtcAGCCAACCCTGGGACATGCTGACCAAGCATCCTCCCCACTCTGCAGAAAGAAAAGTTTCCagatttcttcttcaatttcttggAGCGTCGCTTTGGGCCCAGTGATGCCATAGCCTGGGCTTATACCATTTTTGAGAATATCAAGCTCTTCCACACCAATGAAGTCATGAGTCAATTCTATGCAGTTCTAATGGGAAAGGTAAGCTTGGACCTGTTTCCCTACCTGGTTCCCTCAGGGAGACAGAGGGACCTTTGTCTTCAGCATAGCCCAGCACTGCCCCCATCACTCCACAAAGCAGCAAGTTAGTGAATAATTTCCTTTCTATAGAGGACAGAGAGTGTGTATATCAACCATAAGGAAACAGTAGCCCAGTTGCAAAAAGAGATGACCAATGCTGACAGTCAGAACGAGGGGCTACTAAGCATGGAGCAGTTCAGGTAAGAGGCCAGTCCTGGCCACACCAAACTTCGGCACCTCTCCTCTGGCCAGGAATACAGGGAAAAAAGAAGCCTGGCAGGAACAGTCACAACCTCAGAGATTGCTGTTCTTCTGTACACTAATGGGGATGGCAGAAAAGGGTGTGGGGAATTTGGTGGGCAGCCTCTGCCAGTCCTCTTGTTTGTCCTTTTGTTTCCCCATAGCAACATCCTTAAGAGCACTTTCCCCCTCAAGAAGGAAGAGCAAATTCAGGAGCTGATGGAGGCAGGGGGCTGGCATCCCAACAGCAACAGTTCAGACTTGTTCAACTACCGCTCATTGTTTATGGAGGTAGGTAGGGAGTCTAAGAACTTGCTCAGCTCCTACCCTAGCTTTGACTGGCCCCCATTCAATGTGGCCTCACCCTGCCTGGTGGCCTCTTCCAGAATGAGGAGGGCCAGAGTGATCCCTTTGTGCAAAAGCTGTGGCAACAGTATGTGATTGAGAAGGATGAGTACCTACGTGAACTAAAGCAGGAGCTGGGCCTGGAACTGTGAGTGACCCTGGTGCCTATAGGTCCACTTGGCCATTGGTGATTCCCACACAAGTCAAGTTCCACAGGGTGGCATCTCAGGCCCCTGAGTGCACTGAGCTTTCTGCTGGGCACTATAAACTGCTCAAGTCCAGCAGAAAGGAGAGCACTTTAAGAGTTTGGGCTACAGAGACGAAGGCTCAAgcctgtttctcttctttttttgtgaGGCAGCCATAATGAGGTGACCCTATCCAAGATGCGTAGGGCCTTGATGAACATTGATCCCAGCCTGGACAAGCAGACTTTGAGCACCTACCTGAGCCAGGCATTTCAGCTCCCCATATCAGAACTTCCAGAGGAAGGCAACGAGGTGGAGGAAGGCACCAAGCTATGTCTCAGACTTGCACTGGAACAGCTTCAGATGGCTGATGTCAAGCGCATAGGGCCTCGAGACATAGAGCCTACAAGCTAGGCCCATCATGGATCAGATGAGAGCTTCAGTGCTGCTAATACAATGTTTAGTACTAAACTGTTTGAACCCATACCGTTTTCGAGGCTATGTTGAGGTGTTGGGTGGTAAGGGAAGGAGGATTTGGGAGGTTATGATATGAACCAAAAAGCAGAATATTCTATTTGTCACAATTTATTGATGctaggggacagggaggagagcTGGAGGGTTATGTGGGGTTAAGAGGCCTCAGGTGGGGAGACAGCATATTGAAGCCTGGCCACTACTGCACAGGGAAGACAGAATTCCCACTGAATGCACAGGGGATGAGCAGCTGCCGGTACTCCAGGGGTAGGTGTCGTTCCACAAGCACATACAATGAGACTTGGTCAGTGATCAGGCCCTGCCTGcagcagaggaagagaggggtGTAGGGAATCAGTACCAGCACTCCCACACTCAGCCTTCCTCTTCTGCTCACTCACCGCACCCAGCCTTCCTCTTCTGCTCACTCACCGTCGCATCAACAGTTCCAGGTCTTCTGGCCTCACGGTCTTTCGGCCAGCATGAGCAGCAAATACCTCCAGGTCATTGCACAGGTGCTGGAAATACTTGTCTAGGCTGCCAAGAAGTTTGGGTTACAGCAGACTGAACAGTCTGTTCATAATCTGAGAGGCCCCACTCTCCATCCAGGTGTCCAAGACTCACCATTTCTCCACCATTTCAAAAGCCTTCCTCTCCATAGGCATCTTAGCATAGAAGCTGAAGAGTTTTGCATAGTGGTTCAGTCCAGCCTTATAGGAATCTTGACGGGGCCTGGAGCCAGCAGTTCGGGGTCTGGGGGTAAGCCGGGCTGACACAGGCTCCCTAGTCTCTGAAGGCAAGCTGGGGGCAGGAATGGACAGAGATGGTTAAACTGCTTTACTTGAGAAGGTCCCTAATAAGGGCAAGTCCTACTGACTCATGATAAGACTGAGTCTATGTGCTCCTTAGCTTGGACCAGCAATCCCAACCATCTACTGAGAAGCAGTGGACTTGGGACCACACAGAAAGTTGGGTCCAGTGTTTCCCTGGACCCTGTTTGTCCAGTCTGGATACAATTTCCAAGTCTAGCCTCCTCATATACAATGGTACTTGCTCAGGCCTGCGATCCCCTGGCCTCagaatgaatattttctcccCTCAGGAGTCTTATCACTGCCTGTCCCAATTCTGCTaatcctcctccaggaagccctgcgTACACACTGACCTAGGCACATCTACCTCACCCTAGCTCCCGTAAGCTCTTGGAGGTAGGCATCAGGATCAGATATGCCCTTGGGAAGTATCTCCTCATACTGGCTCAGGCTGCTGTGCTGGATAATCATCTGCATACCTGTGGAAAAGGGGATGACTGTGCACAAGGTACCTAATGCTGACTTCAGTGCCAGGCCCTTTCCCAAGAGGCCCATGAGTAACAGGGTCATGGAATCTTACACTGCAACATCAGGCGGTGGGGCTGGCTCAAGAATTGAATGCAGTCGCTTGGCCTGAAGGAACCTGGGGGTGCTGGATGCCAATTGTGGACTTGCTGCAGAGAAAGGGTAGGGTCATAGGAAGCTCACATTTGACCCATCTCACCCAGTTACACAGGTCCAGTAAAGTCTTTTCCTGTTTCTCAAGAGCCTCAACTAGTTCCAGCTAAACAAGTATCCCTCAGAGTCTCCCTGGCTCCCTACCCAGAAACAATACAGGCAAGCCCCTTGTGTGTGGAGGGCCTGAACACAGCTGTTGCCATTTACCCACTGATCCACATACTAGGCTTCTTACCTGGCCTGTCAGAGGTGTTCTCATCCTCTGAAGATCCTTCTGGCTCCTCTGTCTCCATAGTCTCCTGGGATTCCTCTGCTTCCATTACTTCTGAAACAAAGCAGGCCAAGGCTGTGGCTCCAAGAAGGGTAAAGATGGAGCAGCAAGGCGAGCCCCACTCATTGAGGAAAGACCAAGTCAGAGGCAGCACCAGGGCACTAATGTGAAATCTTCTGGTCTAACACTGACGCTGTTTTGGGTGGAGGAAGAACCTCCAGCCAGAATGCTTTGGGGAACACAGTGCTAGGGCTTGAGGAAGGAAAATCAACAGTGTTAACTTGCCCAAGCTAAGCTTGGCTCCAGGCCACCTGCCCTACATACTCACTGTGGTTCTGTAGCCCAGGTCCACTGCTCTGTGTCCTATCCCCCGTAGTCCTCTCAGCATCTTCAGTACCAGTAGGAAAGGGGTTGGGCAGAGAGCGATGTACACTGGGGGAGCAGCCAACCAAGGGCTGTGAGAATGGCTGGGTATCTTCCAGTACAGTGTCCGATGGCAGATTTGCAATAGGGGTTTTAAGGCTGTCACCTGAAGATCAAGAGCCAGCTGGCATTCAGTGTATTAAAGGCTAACCTGCTGATACTGAGTTGCTAGGGTCTGAGCAATTGGCCCCATGGGTGTGCCCTGCCTGAGTGGTCTCAGAGAGAGATGACCTACACCCTAAACTTCATCTCCCTTCCACTGCTTTCATTGCTTACCTTTCTGCTTTTGGTCCACAGCTTGCCCATCTGCAACTATTTACCCTTACCTGTACTCTTCACTTTCCTTCAGCCCAGAAATTTTCCTACTCTGATAAATTTGACTTGTCTTAGGGAATCAGGCTCCCAGGTCAGCTCTAACTGGCTTGCTGATCATGAATCCGCCTTTCATTCTTCCAATGAGTTTCAACCACCAGACCACACCCTTTTCCTACCCTACCCCTGTAGTTCAAGGATTTGAGATTCTGGAAGAAATGGAGACACTCAGATTGAGCTCCACCAAGGCCAGTGCCAATAACCAtggaaagaaagtagaaactCCTCATAGACCTATTAGCCAGGCTCAAATGCTATCTTTGATTCCACCAAGAGGGATACAACCCCAGAGTGAGGAGTATCTTCCAATCTCCCAAATGCTGAAAGGCAAAACCTCAACCTTACCTGGAGGAGCCAAGGCCAAGGAATTATCTTGCAGATCCTGCAACAAGGCACCCACATCTATAGCACGGGGGCGGGGAGGTCTGCGAGCCAAACCAGGTCTCCTCACTGACTGTGGCTTAAGAGGTGTAGCAAAAGTCAGGTTGAAGGAGCTGGTGGTAGGGAGGAGGCAAGAGGAAAGTCAGGTACGTGAGGCCCAATGTCCCCAAAGGAATGCCCCTATCTGCCCTTGGGGTTCTCATCTTTTAGAATGTAGTCACAAGTGTGTGAGGCTAGAACCAGCAGGGATCATATAGCTAGATTCCATCAGTAAGAACCTCTCTCCCCAAACCTCTACTCAATTAACCCCCAGAACAGGGAATAATACCTGGTAAGGGATGGGGCATCAGCATTTTCAGGATGCTCTGTCAGTGACCAGAACGAAGatgtaaaaagaagaaatcacGGTAAATTATTAAGAGTCCATGAATGCTCTCCCTCAGGCCTCCTTAAGCCTCTTCAGAAAACAGGAGGCAGAGGACAGCAACAGGTTGTATCCTAGGCCTTACCTTGCAAGTGAGGCAGGCCCTGGTCTACTTCCTGCTGAAACACTGACAatctcaacctctgcttcttcctgTCAGAGGCTGGCAGACCTGCAGCCAGGGTTGTCGGGGGCTCAAGTTCAGGAAGTTGTAGCTCCAGGCTATGAGGACAGATCTTATCTCAGACAGGCAAGGAAGCCCAACTTTGGCATTTGGAGCCAAGAGGTGCCCAGACCAGAACAACTCAACAGCCCAGCccaagaggaaagttcactgTGTACCTGCCCTGACTGCTTTCCCTTCTGGAGGGTTGGACCACCTGCAGTGCTGGCACTGGCTTCACCATGGCCTCTGGCGTGAGGATGGAAGATTTGGGGGCTGCAGAATAGAACAGCAAAGGCTTCCTTGAATGAGGGCTAGCACAGGATTGGTGCCTATCTCTGCCTGGCAGATCAGTGCCCACTCACCAGTTATTAGGATGTTCTCTACCAGAGTCCGGGGTGTCTGTTCCTTTAGGTTACCAATGACTTGAATGTGGGCCAGTCTGCCAATAGACTATGGGTGAAACCATCATGCAAttagtctgttttttgtttgttttttcttttgcctgGGGAGTCCTTCAAGATGGGCTCCAGAAATAGACCTGATAGCCCCAAGAAGGCAGTCTGGGCCCTATAGTCATCAGTGGACTGGGCACTTACCCTGACTCCATGGGAACGCTGTTTGGCAGATGTCTTTGTTCTGCTACTCAGCCTCCTGGAGGAAGATGTTGTAAGTAGGGTTCTCTGGGCACTGTGTAAAGACCAATTTTCTAAGAATTATGTAAGGGAATTGAAATGACAGGCTATATGATGCAGAGACAGGCTTTCACCAGGGGTCTTGGTTTAAAGCCCTTTTCTCTTAGAGATAAGAACCCAGAAACCACTTGAGCCTTCCATAGCCTCTGTGTCAAACAAGTATGTGTGTGGAAAGAGAACTATTAGGTATGGGAAGAAAGGGACCATGATTGATCCAGAGGGGTACTGAAGAAGCCTTCACAAAGTGTCTTTAGCAGAACCATAAAGGATAAGTTGGGATTAGCCATACAGACAAGAGGAATAATCGGAAGAGCTTCCATTCCAAACACTTTTAAAAGCCTGAAGgctatttaagtatttttaaccCTTTTGATTACTTGTCAGGGTCTGATGGGAGACTAAAATGGGTCACCCAATTCTGTCTCCCCAGTCCAGTAactctcagaaccacataaatattCCCTGAGCACAGGTTCTATCTCATCACTCATAGGTAAAAAATCTATCATAAATGACTTCCCACTCCTTTATAAGGGAAAGGACTGAACTGCTCAAATTCCCACTTATGCACCCTCTGCCCCATGAGATCACCACAACCCTCTCCCAGGGTCACTCCCTCCAAGTCAGGACAAATTCCTGCTCCCTAGTAAAACATCTTTCTAGTTCCTGTCTCCCGACTTTTGCGAAGGCTGTTCTCTCTAGTTCCGTTCCCATCTTTCAGCTGGGAACTGCAGAGTACGGCTGAATGTGCAGGAAAAGGTGGGGACCACCCGGAAGGCAAGGGCAGATGTCTGGACACACCCTGGGTGGTGTGGGCCAAACAGCCTAGAAAACTTAGCAAGTATCCTTCTGACTCCAGAAGTGGAAGACTCCGAGAGTGCACTCTGTGGTCCCGAGGCCTGGTTGCCTGGAGCTCCAGGGTAGGGGGACAAACAGCTTGGCCTAGCCAGGCTAGGGGAGTGGAGCAATTCTCGGTGCCCAGAGCTCTGCTTCTCTCTGGGACTGTTGCCCTCTCCAAATGGGGTTGATGTTGGCTCCCACCAAGACCCCACTCCCGGGTCCTTCTAATTGCGTCGCCTTCCCATACCCAGCCCCGGAACTCCGGGGTCGCCGCGGGGTACGCGAATCCGCGTTATCCAGCACGCGCTGCAGGACCGTGCGAATAGTAGGCTCGCTGTCCCAGTTGTCGGCCATCCTCACCGCCTCCGGCTTTCGCAAACGCACAGGAAGCTGCCGATACTGCGTTCCCGCCGTCGCATTTAAGGAAGATATCGCGATGCTTCCGCACAGCCCCACGGGAATTGAAGTTTTCGCCTTACCCGCGGTGCGCCTTGCGAACCCGGGTGATTGCTAACTATAGCTTTGGAGGCAGCCTTTCCAAACGTAAGGCTGGACAACTGTATGCTCCACTCCAAattttggttttctcatctataagacAAGGCTGAAACCCACCTAATAAAGATTCGTGTCGGGACGggtgttggggactgaacccaggggtgctcctaccgcggagctacatctccaagccctttctaaaattttgattcagagtctcactaaattgctgaggctgatttagAATTTGCGATCCTTaggtctcagcctcctaaatcgcAGAGATTACAAAGTGCGCCACCTCGACTAGCGAATAGGCATATTTGTGtttgttattaaaacaaaacaaaacgtgTGGTAACCCACACCGGTAATACCAGTAATTCAGTAGGGACACTAAGAAAGATGGCCAGTAagtcagcctcggcaatttagcgagaccttatgaaacattaattaattaattaattaattgctgGGATCCGGGCGCGGTGACGCATTCCTGTAATCCCTGAGACTTGGATCGCAACTTCCAGACCAGCCTAGCAATTTAATGagccaatttagtgagactctgtctcaaaataaaaaataaaaatgactggggatgtaactcagtgataaagcacccttgggctcaataagtacccaaaaataaaaagtgctgggctGGGATATTACTCAGCGGTTACTTtacccctgggtttcatccccagtatttaggggtgggggagtggggaaGGAGCAAAGAAAAATTAGATTCTAGCTTCTGAAAATAATAGAACTGCCTGGCGGGTgcagcacacctgtaatcccagcaactaaggcaggaagatcacaagttcaagaccaacctggataatttagtgagaccttttctcaaaaaaaagtagggaaggctggggttgtggctcagtagtagagcacttgcctagcacgtgtgaggcactgggtttgatcctcagcaacacataaaaattaataaaataaaggtattgtgtccatctacatctaaaaaattttttaaaaaactgtaaaagGAAAGCATACCAATAttccttgctttaaaaaaaaatatttgtcatttatgCCTGATCTCTTTgctatgtgactttttttttttttcaatagtggGGATAGATACCAGGAATGATCTACCTATGAGTTACATTCCAGtcttttctattgttattttggaaaataaaaaaaaaaggggggaaagtatTATCCATAAATCCCCCTggggttggcctcaaacttgtgatcttcctgcctcaacctcccaagtacctaggattacaggtgtgcacaacaaTGTCTGGCTATCTGACTTAACTTGCTAGGTCTTTGCAGTCACATTTTCATGGTCACTACCAAACACCTAAGCCcaggtttttgttattttttatttatttaaagagtgagagagagagagagagaaagggagagagagagaattttaatgttaatttttagtatttggtggacacaacatctttgtctgtttgtggtgctgaggatcgaacccaggccacacgcatgccaggcgagcgctctaccgcttgagccacatccccagcccttcttttttttttttttttttttaattgtgattctgaagatttttttctttggtttgtttttgttttgtttttggttctaggaattgaatctaggggtgctttaccactgagctatatccccagccctctttttttcttttcttttcttttttttttttttttttaattttgagacagtcttgccaACTTGCTCAaagcctggctaaattgctgaggctggccttgaacttgtgatcttcctgctcagcctcctaaattggtgggattaaaggcatgcatcaAGGTGCCCAACTGTTTATTTTAAACATGATAGTTGGGTGTAATGTCCATGCCTATAGTTCCAGTACTTGGAACTTTGAGATAGAAGGATCAAGAGTTGaggccaagggctggggttgtgatttagtggtagagtacttaccttgcacacgtgaggcactgggttggagcctcagcaccacatgaaataaataagtaaaacaaaggttttgtgtctgtgtttaacttaaaaaaaaaaaaaagagttgaggcCAGCTATGTAcagtagcacacatctgtaatcccagcgattcaggaggttgagacaggaggatcacaaattggaaacctgcctaagcaatttagcaagaccctgtctccaaaaataaaaagggctgagggcatggctcagtgataaagcacccctgggttcaattccctccctgcaaaaaaaatatatatatataattttttttattaaatatttattttttagtttttcagcggacacaacatctttgtttgtatgtggtgctgaggattgaacctgggccacacgcatgccaggcaagcgtgctactgcttgagccacatccccagcccccccaaaattCTTAAAGCTAACCTGgggaaacctgtctcaaaatcaaggACTAGGTCTGGGAATATAGTAAGTGGTAGCACTTGCTTACCGCatacaaggcccagggttcaattcccagtaccacaaacacacaaaaaggaaagaTCTGGGCATGTTTGAGTAGTAGATAAAATACTTGCCTAACATACACAAGCCCCTGTCTCAggctcctaaactgctgggattataggggtgcaccaccatgcccagttctgCCTTGATGTTTAAGTATGACTCCTCTTaccattttttcttccttatttatttgtttttatttcctgattattattttcttattgacagttcttttttaatattttattagttgttgatggacctttatttatttatatgtggtgctgagaatccaacccaatgcctcccacatgctaggcaagcactctaccactgagctacaaccccaaccccttgacagttcatttttttaaaaaaaatattattttttagttgtagctgaatacaatagctttatttatttatttttatgtggtgctgaggattgaacccagggcctcgcatgtgctaggcaagtactctaccactgagccataaccccagcccatattgACAGTACCTTTCCTTCTCTAGTGAGAAGTTCCTTaagacattttttcctttctttaaaacaaaatgtgtatttttagttgttgatggacttttattttatttatttactttttttttaaacttgtgggtaatttttatttatttatttattttttagagagagagaatttttaatatttattttttagttcttggcagacacaacatctttgttggtatgtggtgctgaggatcaaacccgggccgcacgcatgccaggcgagcgcgctaccgcttgagccacatccccaacccttatttaCTTTTTGTAGTGATAGATGGATAgtattataggcgtgcaccactatgcctggctataTAGGGTCTTGTAAGTTCTAGGAAGGAATTTAGAAAGTATTCTAAATGGAATAGAAAGTCACTAGAGAGATTTGAGCAGAGGTATGACTTAACCAGATTTTCTTTGGTAGCCATGTGAAGAACAGATTGTAGAGTAGGCAAGATTGGAAACACAGACATGTAATAAGGTTTTTGCCTTTCCCCagcaaatccagggccttgcattcCCTACCACTCAGATGCAACTTTGAGTGTAGAAGATGAATTATAGATTAAAGGTGATTTTATGTactggaaagtagagtttaattGAGCATAATCTTCAATATTTTGTGCATAAATATcaatttgacctttttttttttttttttttttggtactagagattgaactcaggggcagttaaccactgagccacattcccagtcctttttcgtattttttttagagacaggacctcactgagttgcttagggtctcactaaattgctcaggctagctttgaatttgtgatcttcctgcctcagcctcctgagtctctgagattacaggcatgcaccacttcgCCCAGCTCTCTTCAATTTTTAAGTACAGTGAATCTTAACACAGAGAGGAACTGAACCATATTAATAGCTGTATGACAATGAAAATACATAACAATGatcttttgctaatttttatgTCTATACATCttacaaaaatttaaacaaatataaaagtttaggcttggtagcacatgcctatgatgccagctacttggaaggctgaggcaggaagatcacaaattcaaggccatctaGGATGACTTCATGAGGctctttcaaagtaaaaaataagccaggcacagtccAAATGTCTGAGTGTTAGAAATAAGTTACTTTTCCCCCCAAATtgtcctgtatttttctaaaacatttaaagcATGAGTCCCCTTTGTGATAAAGAACAATAAacgaacaaataaacaaaaaaataaaaagaggagctgaggttgtggtagagtgcttacctagcatgcctgaggcacagggttcaatcctcagcaccacataaaaataaagaaagaaagaaagaaagaaagaaagaaagaaagaaagaaagatattgtgttcatctacaactaataaataataataataggggctggggatgtggctcaagcggtagcgcgctcgcctggcatgcgtgcggcccgggttccatcctcagcaccacataccaacaaagagaactaaaaaataaatattaaaaattctctctctctctctcctctctctcactctatctttaaaaaaaaaaaaaaaaaaaaaaaaaaaaaaaataataataataataataataataataaataagaaaagccaatggcacactcctataaactcctccagaggctgaggcaggaggattgtctCCTCTTCTGGAGGAGTttataggagtgtgccattggctcttatttattattattattattattattatttattagtttataggagtgtgccattggcaacttaaggagacactatctcaaaataaaattttaaaaggggatgGGCCTgtggttggggttgtggctcaatggtagagtgcttgcctagcatgtgtgaggcactgggtttgattttcagcaacgccgataaataaataaaaaataaaccacatatatatatatatatatatatatatatatggatatatggcTGGGACATAGCACAGCAGTagggcactcctgggttcaatcctcagtaccataaaaacaaaaaaattaaataaattaaaagggctgaagCTAGCTTAGagagggtcctgggttcaattcctagtaccacaagGGGGCGGGAGTGGGGGGAGTCAGGAAAAAGGGTGAAAAggggcaagaaaaaaaatgggagaaatggAGAACTCTGCAAAGAAAGGCTAATTTGCAGGTAACTTCCATGTGTATTGCCTGGCTCCTCTCTCATTTTCACAGCCTCATTAAGctttaaaagattttctcccaaagatgtcaagggagagagagaggtattACCTACAATGCAAGTCGTTTTACTTAAAACTCTTCGATGGTTCCCAGTTACCTGCAGAATAAAATACCAAATTCTCTAAAATAGCCCAGTTTGTTATCTTTCAGCGCTTTTGCTACCCTGGCTGTCTGCTCCCATGCCCTTTAAGGGCCAAGAAAAGGCTACAACTTCCAATCAAGGACTTAAAGATTCTGGggttgggactgtggctcagcggtagcgcacttgacttgcatgtgtgaggccctgggtttgatctcagcaccacataaaaaaaataaataaaataaaggtattgggtcaaactacaactaaaaataagtataaaaattgttttttttaaaaaaaggacttaaAGTTCTAACTTTCTAGGTTCCTGATCACCACCACTTCCATTTTTTCCTCTGCCCTATTCGTTCATTTGTACGTTTACTTCTGACTAGCCATCTATTTGCAACATTCACATCTATTATTGAAAAGACAGATCCTAATCCTTCTAGGGTTTCTGGCTCCAAGAGGAAGGGACCTGGTCATTCTGGCTCCTTGCAGCCCCCTGCCCTATGTACTGCAAATAGTTGCCTAGTAGTGATTTAAATTATGTAAGTGAATCAAATCCGGCTGAGTCGGAAGTCTCCAAGGCAGAGAAAGTGGTTCCTGAGCTCCTTCGGGGCACCGAGGCCCAGGTTTCCTTCTCTCTCGCAAGAACGCTGTACACTCAAAGACACTCAGGATTTGGGGGCAGCTTCTGGCAGGTAGCACAATCTTGCCCGAATCCTAATCCGCAGTAACCCGACCTTTTCCTTAGGCGGCGCTCGGAGCCACACTCGCAGAGTTCGCGCGAAGCATCATGGGACTCGTAGTCTCCGCGGGCATAC is a window of Ictidomys tridecemlineatus isolate mIctTri1 chromosome 15, mIctTri1.hap1, whole genome shotgun sequence DNA encoding:
- the Tsnaxip1 gene encoding translin-associated factor X-interacting protein 1 isoform X6, encoding MWYPGETLKCRKRLTRIFKSSLRADYEEVCKEHDSLLQMHMSTLKERDQFFSELQEIQRTSTPRPNWTKCEDVVAGGQERWHMLAADKNSDQLVDVLLEEIGEGLLREKDSFPGLGYGETIPTFLRFDGPVENKKPSKKEVVNILKNAWKERLAQEQKEKFPDFFFNFLERRFGPSDAIAWAYTIFENIKLFHTNEVMSQFYAVLMGKRTESVYINHKETVAQLQKEMTNADSQNEGLLSMEQFSNILKSTFPLKKEEQIQELMEAGGWHPNSNSSDLFNYRSLFMENEEGQSDPFVQKLWQQYVIEKDEYLRELKQELGLELHNEVTLSKMRRALMNIDPSLDKQTLSTYLSQAFQLPISELPEEGNEVEEGTKLCLRLALEQLQMADVKRIGPRDIEPTS
- the Tsnaxip1 gene encoding translin-associated factor X-interacting protein 1 isoform X4; its protein translation is MASLPSQRYSFSKSRTHPQSSGMKIDDCLREPKSTQKCKLSQKRKTLPYREIFEFFIEDFKTYKPLLSSIKNAYELMLAHQREKIRALEPLKAKLVTLNEDCNERIMAMRAEERYEISMLKKEKMNLLKLIDKKNEEKISLQTEVSKLRKNLAEEYLHYLSERDARKILIGDLNELRYQREDMSLAQSPGVWGEDPVKLTLALKMTRQDLTRTQMELNTMKANFGDVVPRRDFEMQEKINKDLQEQLDSLRADYEEVCKEHDSLLQMHMSTLKERDQFFSELQEIQRTSTPRPNWTKCEDVVAGGQERWHMLAADKNSDQLVDVLLEEIGEGLLREKDSFPGLGYGETIPTFLRFDGPVENKKPSKKEVVNILKNAWKERLAQEQKEKFPDFFFNFLERRFGPSDAIAWAYTIFENIKLFHTNEVMSQFYAVLMGKRTESVYINHKETVAQLQKEMTNADSQNEGLLSMEQFSNILKSTFPLKKEEQIQELMEAGGWHPNSNSSDLFNYRSLFMENEEGQSDPFVQKLWQQYVIEKDEYLRELKQELGLELHNEVTLSKMRRALMNIDPSLDKQTLSTYLSQAFQLPISELPEEGNEVEEGTKLCLRLALEQLQMADVKRIGPRDIEPTS
- the Tsnaxip1 gene encoding translin-associated factor X-interacting protein 1 isoform X2, with product MGGHLSPWPTYTSGQTILQNRKPCSDDSWKQVGSLKQYPMSTAKPRYLEQLENYLRKELLLLDLGKDSTQELRLQPYREIFEFFIEDFKTYKPLLSSIKNAYELMLAHQREKIRALEPLKAKLVTLNEDCNERIMAMRAEERYEISMLKKEKMNLLKLIDKKNEEKISLQTEVSKLRKNLAEEYLHYLSERDARKILIGDLNELRYQREDMSLAQSPGVWGEDPVKLTLALKMTRQDLTRTQMELNTMKANFGDVVPRRDFEMQEKINKDLQEQLDSLRADYEEVCKEHDSLLQMHMSTLKERDQFFSELQEIQRTSTPRPNWTKCEDVVAGGQERWHMLAADKNSDQLVDVLLEEIGEGLLREKDSFPGLGYGETIPTFLRFDGPVENKKPSKKEVVNILKNAWKERLAQEQKEKFPDFFFNFLERRFGPSDAIAWAYTIFENIKLFHTNEVMSQFYAVLMGKRTESVYINHKETVAQLQKEMTNADSQNEGLLSMEQFSNILKSTFPLKKEEQIQELMEAGGWHPNSNSSDLFNYRSLFMENEEGQSDPFVQKLWQQYVIEKDEYLRELKQELGLELHNEVTLSKMRRALMNIDPSLDKQTLSTYLSQAFQLPISELPEEGNEVEEGTKLCLRLALEQLQMADVKRIGPRDIEPTS